CTTTCGAGATATTTACGTGTAATTTACGAGGGGCACCTTTCGAGGTATTTACGAGGAAATGAAGCGACGTCCTTACGTGGAATATTTACGTGGTCTTTACGACGAAATATTGTTATTCGTCTTTACGAAGAAATCATTTCCTCGCTAAATTACGACGAATTGGCGAGGAAATATGCGTTACGACGAACGTTTAACGACGAAACATGTTTCCTCGCTAATTCCTTGTAAACCCGATTTTACGAGGAATTAGCGAGGAAAACCGCCGTCGTTAAATTTGTGTTTTCTTGTAGTGGAGGCATGAAAGCTTGGAGAAAGAATAGCTAAGACACCTCTTGAAGAATGATACAAAGTCTTGCGTGCGGGGGAGATTGAAAATAAGCCATTTGGAGACTTTAAACTCTATAGGAGAATGGTTGGGAAGCTGATCTATCTAACCATTACAAGACCAGACATCTGCTTTTCTGTGAATCAAGTCAGCCATCATATGCAAGCACCTAAAGTTCATCATTGGAATATGGTGGAAAGGATCATGAGGTATCTGAGAGAATCTCCGGGTAAAGGCGTATGGATGGGCTGCAACAAGAGCACAGAGATTGTGGGATATTGTGATGCAGATTGGGCTGGTGATAGAGTGGACATGAGGTCTACAACAGGCTATTGCACTTTCATTGGAGGCAACTTGGTAACTTGGAAGAGCAAGAAGCAAAATGTGGTTTCATGTTCAAGTGCTGAAGCAGAGTATAGAGCAATGAGGAAGCTCACTAGTGAACTTATTTGGATCAGAAACCTGCTTGGAGATTTGGGCATAAAGACAACAACACCAATCACAATGCATTGTGATAATCAGGCGGCTATTCATATAGCATCAAACTCAGTATTTCATGAGAGGACAAAACACATTGAGGTGGATTGTCACAAGGTGAGACAAGCTGTGGAGAAACTATTGCCTTGCTACACAAGGAGTGAAGATCAACTTGCTGACATCTTCACCAAAGGAGCAAGCACCAAAGCTTGTGAGTCCATTCATCCAAGGTTAGGACTCATATATAGACTTGTCCAGATCATGATCCTCTTTTTCATGAATCATCTACTCTTTTTCCTTAGTGTGTTTTTGTCCCACTGGGTTTTGCACACTAAGGTTTTAATGAGGGATGTGTTCATGACTTTCCAAGTTTGGCTATTCCTTATGCTCAAGCTTGAGGGGGAGTATTGAGAAGAAGAATCATCCCTATCCATGCTTAATCATCCATCAAGTTATTTTCTCTGTCACCCATCCACAGAAACGTATCCATTCGATCGTTGGAGACCTGCAAATGACTTTGGAAGTTGTGCCTTCTCTCTTTACTCAAGAAACTTGCATGTTGTATGTATTTATTATTATATATGTCCAGATCTAAATTAGTTTAAATATGTGTTGTTACCAAAATTTTCAAGTTAAGGAAATCATTCTCTCCTTCTCTCTCTTAAATATCTAAATCTCAATCTCTCTCTCTCCTGTTCTTCATTCTCCGGATACTAAACTCCTACTACATCTCATATTCTTACAGTGAGCAAACGCTAATTCGTGATGTTTACCGTTTAGGGCCTAGGTTCGACTTTTACAGGATGCACTCATTCTAGCAAGGTATGTTCCCACAAGTTAATATCTTTCTTCCTCCACAAGTAAACCTTTTAGGGCTAAGTTTTGTGTTTGTTTCAGCTCACGGTGATTACGGTTTATGCATTCTTGTATGGGCGTATGTACATGGTTATGAGTGGAGCATAGAAAGAGATCCTAAGGCTCGTAACTCCGAATCAGCTAGCCGCTCTTGAACAGGCTCTGGCTACACAGTCAATATTTCAGCTATGGTTCTTGATGGTGTTGCCTATGGTAATGGAGATTGGTTTGGAGGAAGGTTTTCGCTCTGTGTTCTTCACGTTCCAGCTTGGGACAAAGTCACATTACTATGGGAGAACAATCTTACACGGTGGGTCCAAATACAGACCAACAGGACGTGGTTTTGTTGTATTCCATGCCAAATTTGCAGAGAACTACATATTCTACTCAAGAAATCACTTTGTGAAGGGACTAGATCTACTGTTATTGTTGATTGTTTATAACGGTATCTATGTGGTTCAGGGTTGGCTCTTGGTTGTTTGCACCGTTCATATTCAATCCTTCATGGTTTGAGTGACAAAAGACAGTTGATGATTAGACTGATTGGAAACGATGGTTGGATGATCGTGGTGATATAGGAATTCTAGTTGATAAAAGCTGGGAGTCTTGGTGGAGTGTTGAGCAATAATATCCCAAACATACGAATATTAGAGGGAGGATCCTGGACATATACACTTGCTCCTCGCTTCTTCATTTATCAGTATGGGATTGTTTACCAACTCAATATTTTTCAGAGGAGCAACAACTTTTTGGTAATAAAAGAAGTCATCATATTTCATTTGCATCTTTTAGTTTGGCCTGTGACCTAACTAAAATAAGCCAAACGCTCAGAGACTTCATCATCCCCCTCCCTCACTCCTATTAAAATAAAAATCTCGGCAAATCAAAGACAACAGCAAAACACATTATATCACCTCCACATACTTATATGAAACAACAATTACGTCCATAACGACCCCTGAGCGGGACTATACTCCTAGTATCTATTAATTTGAAACAGAAAATATCATTTATCTCTGTTAATTTAAATGAAACAATCATCCTTTCCCTTGATTTTTTCTGTTTTAACTAATGCCTTTCCCTTGATCTAAACACTAATTAAACATGTAAATGACGTTATAATCGAAAAAATCATTATTACCTATAAAAAACATATCTTTGATTTCAAATCTTGTATAGTAGGAGGCTATGGGAATGTACATTTTTGTGTAACATTCTTGTACATGAAATTCAAATATAGAACGTGCTAAGACAAATGTAATAATCATATATGTTATGATCAATTAAATAGTAGGAAAATGAAGAAGAAACAGCCGAGTGATTTTGGGAGCCTCTCCTTAATATTCTGCGTGTTAGATGCGCTACGCTGTCTTAAATTATTCTCTTTATTTTATTTTCATTTATTTACCTTTATTTATTAATCTATTGAATTTTCCACTTCTGGTTGCTGTTTCTCTTCCCTTCCTCTCTCTCTCTAAGGATTCGATTGAATCTAAAACGCAGGAAGGAGAGAGAGAGAGAGATCATAAGCTTCGCGTCTTTGCTGAATCTCTCTCTATATCGGCGTTTCTTCCTCTTCTCCGTCCCTCACAGATTCGCGATCCGATTTGGCATCAAGCGCACATTTCCGTACGTATTATCGCTTAGCGTTCGTTTGGATTTCATTATAGATCTATGTGTTTGAGAGATTCTCCCGACGAGCTGGTTCTGATCACTATTCGTGTAGAGGCGATAGATTTGCTTAAGATCTGTGGTAGTTGGCTGCATTTTGAATGTCAGTCTTCCCGAATTGATCGATTTTGATTTGATTATAATGTGTTTTTTTTTAAGGTTGAATCTGAAGGAAGAAGCAGTCAATCATGTTCACGTCATTTTTTGCTGATTGATTTGTGTGTCCCATTCCTTGCTCAATTATATGATTTTGATGCATGTTGCTCGCTTACGGCTTGTGTTATTGTTGAATTCATCTTCTATTAACTTCAATGAAATACCAACTTATGCTGAAGGACGATTCACTTTGATATTCATCTTCTATTCGTTGTGATATATGTTTGTTTGAAACAGTTCGCAGCAAAGGGTGATCATATAAGTTTTGCAACAGACTTCTTAGAGGGCGTTTAACACAAAACGAAGATGAAGAAAGTCTTCGGTCAAACTGTCAGAGACCTGTGAGTATTTTGTAATCGCTCTGTGAAATATTTTTTTTTTCATTAACCATGCTTGATTATACGTTCTGTTTGTTTTTGTAGCAAGAGAGAGGTCAACAAGAAAGTGCTCAAAGTGCCTGGAATAGAACAAAAGGTAAAGGATACTCTTTTAGCATAGCTCCTTCCTTTCTGATCTCTTTTGGTTGAGTTTAGCTTAAAGTAAATAGAGAAGCTTTTCTTTGTAGAACTCCTCCTCCGGCTAATATGGTTACCAATTTAAAGCAATATATACAATATAGTTTCATGTTGTTTCTCACCTCTGGTTTTTCCTCTTCAGGTTCTAGATGCTACTAGCAACGAGCCATGGGGTCCTCATGGTTCTCTTCTTGCTGATATTGCGCAAGCTTCAAGAAATTAGTAATTACTGCTACCTTCCCACTGCTCTGTTTTTCTGTAGTGAGGATAATGCACAGCAATAACAGAAATGTTACTTTTCCTGCAGCCATGAATACCAGTTGATCATGGGGGTCATATGGAAACGACTTAGCGACACTGGAAAAAACTGGCGGCATGTCTTTAAGGTAAAGAAAACAAATCCCTTGTTGGTTTATTTCTTGTTTGTATTGCTGTAGCAAGTGAATGAAACAATTTCCTGTTGGTTTTTCCCCTCCTATCCACTTCAGGCTTTGACAGTTTTGGAGTACATGGTAGGCCATGGGTCAGAACGTGTTATTAAAGAGATTAGAGAGCGTGCATATCAAATTTCGGTAATGACCATGCTGAGTACATTATATTATAAGTATTCAGCATCGAAAGAATCCTTTCGTTCTGTATCTTAGCAGTTGACCTTCTGACATTTTATCCATTTTCCATGTGGTAGACATTGTCCGATTTCCAGTATATTGATTCCGGTGGTAGAGATCAAGGAACCAATGTTAGGAAGAAATCACAGAGCCTGGTGGCGTTGGTCAATGACAAAGAGAGAATAGCTGAGGTCAGAGAGAAGGCTTCAGCCAACAGAGATAAGTAAGTTTGCTTGTAATTGTATCTTTGTTTTTTTAATTGTTGTAGTTTCCTCTCTATTTTAGCCTCGCTGGACCCTTGTCTGATTTCATTTGTACCTAGTGGCCTCACAACTGTTATTATGCCTCTTAGTAGTCTATTTCATTTGTAGTTTAAAAATATGCTTCGGGAGCTGGACATATTAACCTGACATTATTTTCACAACAGGTATCGCAGCTCAGCACCAGGTGGGATGTATAAGCCTTCAGGAGGATACGGGGACAAATATGATTACGGATCCCGGGATGAAGAGCGAAGTAGTTATGGAAGAGAAAGGGAATATGGTTATAGGGATGATGATAGAAATAGCCGTGATGGAGATCGTCACTCCAGAGACTCTGAAGACCGGTATGGGAGAGATGGTAACAGGGAAGATGATTACAGAGGAAGGAGCAGAAGTGTTGATAACTACCAAAATGGGTCACGAGGTAGAAGTTCAGAAAGGGAACGGACATTTGAGGATGATGGCCATTCATCAAGGTATGTTGATCTAAAGTTTCACCTTTCCTTTGGACTTGATCTAAAAAGGAATAGTTTTGAGATTAAACATATACACGGGATAAAATATTTGATTGTGATAGATGCCAAAAAAGCATGTATCGAGCCTCTTCTTAGCCTAGTTCCACTTATACAATGAAACATTCATCTTTATCGTGTAGGGGTAGTGGTGCTCGAGCTGATGACAGTTCTCAGGATGGGAGGTAACTAAGTTTAGGCCTTTTTCTTATTGTATTAAGTTTTGTGGATTTATGTCAACTTATAAGTCATAACTTCTTTCGGGTTTATATGACAGAGGGCAGCTCCAGAGGAAATTTTCTGAACAAAATATTGGTGCTCCACCTAGTTATGAAGAGGCTGTCAGTGACTCAAGGAGTCCTGTATATAGTGAAAGGTGATAATTCTCTGCTATGCAGAATTAGAGCTACCTTCGTTTTATTGGTTCTGATGAATCTTTTTATGCCAGGGATGGTGGAGAGACCCCACAAGCTGCTGCTCCAGAAGCTGGTTCTCCTCCCCCACAAGCTGTTGCTCCAGGAGCTGGTTCTCCTCCCCCACAAGCTATTACTCCAGGAGCTGCTTCTCCCTCTGCCCCACAAATAGCTGCTCCAACGGTTGCTTCTCCTCCTGCTGGAAACAACACAGACAATAAATCTACTGGTTTTGATAATGAATCTTCTCCTCAGAACATTGAGGCTTTTGATGAATTTGATCCACGCTGTGCGTTTTCAGGTACAGAGTTCTCAAAGTTTGCGATTCTTTATGTTCATTGTTTGTTTTTGCCTTTCAAACTCCTCTGCTCCATAGAGATCAAATTTTATTGTTAGTTTGGTTTTTATATTGTTATTCCATTAACCTTTCTGCTTGTTCTGAGTGAGCGTTGTGCTTCGTATCTTTCCCAGCTTGTCCTCCAGCATATGCATCTGCGGACGGTGTTTCAGCTCCTCCAACAATGGCTTCTACATCTGCTCCTCCCACCTCAAACAGTGTTGAGATGGACTTGCTTGGCTCCCTTGCAGACGTATTTTCGCCAAATCCTTTGGCCATTGTACCGGCTGAGTCTACCTCTGTTGAAACCAATGGACAAGCCAATGCTCCATCGTTTTCTACATCTCAGCCATCAGCTCAGGTATTGACAGAGGGATTAAGCAGTTGTACTCGCGGATGCCTTCTTTTTCTTTGTAACATTTTGATTATTGCTGACTAAATCATCCCCCATTATACAGACATTTGATGATCCATTCGGTGAATCTCCTTTCAAAGCCTTCACTTCTACGGACAGCGACTCAAACCCGCAGCAAAGCTTTGGTGCTCCTTTCCAGCCAACACCACCAGCCTTCACCTCGGAGGTCACTCATCCTGATACAGCTCGTAACTTTGGCTTTGGGGACTCATTTTCTACTGTTGCCAATCCCGAACCTGGTGTTCAGAATATGCAACCTCCATCAAACTCACCAGGTTTTCTTCAAGAGCAGTTCGACACATCTGACAATGATTTTGATATTCTTGCTGGCATACTCCCCCCGTCTGGTCCTCAAGTTTCAGTCCCTCAACAATCGAGTGCCTCAGTACCAACATCTCAGTTTCCTCCCAGTGGAAACAACATGTACGAGGGATATCACCCTCAGCCGGTATCTACAGCCCCAAACATGCCTGGACAAACTCCATTTGGGCAAGCTGTACAACCATATAACATGGTTCCTCATTCACAAAATACGACGGGAGCCACACCGTTTCACAATGGAGGCTTCATGCACCAGCCTGGCTCAGCCGTTTACAATCCTGGAGTAGTCACTTCACACCCTACAAGCGAAAGCTTCCATCCACGGCCAGTTGCTGCCACTTCATCGAGCTCGCAGACCCCTTACTCTACCCCAAGTGGGCCAGCTGGTCAGTTCATGACACACCAGGGTCATGAAATGTCGCCTTCTCATGCTCCACAAAGAACTCAATCCGGGCCTGTTACTAGTCAAGGGAACAACAATTTCATGGGAGACATGTTTACACAAGCTGGACCAACAAGCGCTGTGACTTCATCGTCATCATCCCATTCAGATCTCACACCTATAACAGGAGCGATTGAGATCGTTCCTCCGCCTCAGAAAAAGTTCGAGCCAAAATCATCAGTCTGGGCAGACACATTGAGCAGGGGACTTGTTAACTTTAACATATCTGGACGTAAGATAGATTTCCACCACAACATGTGAATGAAAGCAACCAAAAACCCCTGTTTTAAGCAATATTTTCTAACATCTTTTTCTGTTTTCTACTTATGTGCAGCTAAAACAAATCCATTGGCAGACATAGGAGTTGACTTTGAGGCGATCAACAGGAGAGAAAAACGGCTAGAGAAACCGACAAATACACCACCAGCAACATCGACTATCAACATGGGTAAAGCAATGGGATCAGGCACTGGCTTAGGTCGTGCGGGTGCAACTGCTATGAGACCTCCTCCAAATCCAATGGTAGGCTCTGGCATGCCCATGGGCGGCGGTGGTTATGGGGGTATGAACCAAAACCAACACATGGGTATGGGAATGGGACCAGGCATGAACCCAAATCAACCAATGGGTATGGGAATGGGACCAGGAATGAACCAAAACCAACCCATGGGTATGGGAATGGGACCAGGCATGAACATGGGTGGAGGATATGGCCAAGGTTATCCGATGCAACCACAAAACCAAGGAATGGTCCCTGGTCCGAACATGCCAGGCAACAACAACTATAATCCAATGATGGGTCAAGGCGGTTATAACCCTCAACAATCGTATGGTGGTGGGTACAGGTAAGATCAAGCCAAACCATTACTGACAAGACCCTCCACTTGTAAAGTCGAGAAGAGAACACTCTGGTTCCGTACCTCTCTGCTTCTTTTCATTTTTACCTGGGACATATAATATCTATCAGGCGATAAAATAGTCGGATTGGTCAGCCGCTTCACGGAAGTACTCAGGTTACATTATTCATCTCAGCATCAGGATTTTCTACACTCTTCGTTTCCTTTGTTATATGCGTATAAATTGATATATACTACACAGATTCTATTTTTGAGGGTTTCGCGTATTGAATGTGTACAACATTTCCCATTCACGGAACAAATAAAATATTTTGTCTTTCTTGCATGTTCTCGACTTTATATACTTTATTTATTTATTCATTGTCATTCCAAAAAGACTTGGATTCTATCACCAGCAGTGTCTTTAAAGTCCAACAGAAGTTTCCCTCCGACTTCATCAGCTGCATCGTCCATCAATTGCTTCAGGTTCACGCCTCCTAAAGCTACAAAAAGGCCCCAGGCTCTGTCATTGTCACCGAGGCAGAAACTGAACAAGCAGAACAACGAAGAAGACTTAGAATTACCTGGGACAATATTGGTGACACCTTCCAAGAATCCAGCCTGCTCCAACCATAAAGACAGGTTTTGCTTTACATCAACCAGTTCAGAGAAACATACATTACAATAAGACGTACCGGGATTCTGACGTCGAGTTTCTCAATCCCATCACGTCCAATGATCTTGATCCTCAGAGACCTTGACCAGATTCTGGAAAAGGGGTTTCTGGATTCATTAGAAACCACCTCAGGTATCATGACTTCAACAACCGGATCCACTCTCTGTTCTGAATCATCTTGCACAACTCGTTGGTTACCACCATATACGCTTCTTCTGCTAGACCCTTATACATGGTAAAAAAATACAGTTACTATTGACTGATATTTTCCCAAAGGTCATACAACTGAAGACCTTGATGTTTCTCACCTCTATCAGATGAGGAGGATGTAGCATACCGCTTCTCTTCCTCACGGTATGTGTCATAGCCAAGAATCTCCTCAATTTCTTCTAAAGAAGGCATGCTTCCTGGTGGAGGAATCCTACCACCCTTTATCGCCAATAGAGCGTCCTGCAATGCTTCTACATACTATAAGTCTCTTGACCAAGACACATTATTGACAAAAATACAGTCGTTCACTCACCTGCATTGCTCGAATTGATACCCCAATCAAGGAAAGTGGATATGCAACTAGCTTATATCCAATCTCTTCTATCTCAAGCGGGTTTAGCATCGGAATTTTCCCACCAGTCTCAAGCATATTAGCCTAGATTAACAGCACACAAATGTAACTTCATATCAAGATTTAGAGTAATCCAAGGCGCAAAGTGAAGTGTTACCAGTTTAGGAACTAGTGGATAGACATTGCAGAATGATTTCATCTCTTCTCTAGACACCAGAGAATCAACGGAGAGAACATCTGCTCCAGCATCTGTAAAAGCTCTCGCCCTACTAAACGATTCCTCCAGAGATATCACTTCTCTAGAATCAGTTTGAGCTACAATGACAATGTCTGAACCACACTCTCTACGCGTATCAACCGCAGCTTTGACACGCATCACTGCCTCCTCTCTAGAAACCACTCCTCTCCCGCCGCCACTAGAAACCTGATCGTTGATTATGATTCCAGCAAATCCAGCTTTGATATACCCCTTGACTGTTCTCTTAACATTCATGGCGTTACCAAACCCATTGCCACCGTCTCCAATCACCGGAATGGATACAGCCTGAGTGATCTGTTGACCTTGGTCAACCATTTCTCCATAAGAAATGAGTCCTTTATCAGGTAAACCAACCCTAGCTGCTGAAATTGAGAACCCTAACTTCCATAGAAAGATAAATCATCAATACATATATACATAAAAGCTCGAAAAGCAAACATCTTTCTTAAATTTTAAGCTAAAGTCTTCAACTTTAAGATGGACTTCGCAATAACCAGTGCTGAAATTGAGAACCCTAACTTGCGTAGAAAGTAATCAGCAAAAGCAATATACATATATATACATAAAGATAAAAAAAAAGCAAACATGTTTCGTTGAATTGAGCTAAAGAAAACTGTAAAGTCTTCAATTTTAAGAATTGGGTTATCAGATTGATAGATCATTACCAGTGGTGAGACAGTAAGGAAACCCAGCTCGTTCGACGAGCTTAGCACTAAGAGCATCGAAGCAGCAAGGACCCTGAAGGACACCAGGGGATTGCATGATCTCTCTTAGCTTCTTCGCCGGAGAAGATGCGTTTGAGTTTCCAGAGGTGTCGGAAGCTGCTGCGGTGGCGTTAATGGCGCCACGGGATCGTCTCGAGACAGAGATGGGTTTTGTATATAGCTGTCTGATGGAGGGGGTGGAATCTGGAGGGAAGAGGATGGGTTTAGATTGTTGACGATGAAGAATTCGAGGAGGAGAAGAGGTGTAAGAGCTTAGTGTTGCCATTGAAAAGGATTCACTTTTGATTCGGAACAAAAAGATTTGATTGATTAAAGAAGAACAAGAGTTGTTGGAACAGACCGAACCGAGAGAAAGTTTTCCACTGACTCCGGTTCAAGCGCGTCAAAGGCTTAACTCTGTACCGAAGTAGTGTTATTGAACCACAATCCAAACCGAAAAAAACCTGAATCTTGAATCCTTGATCCATAAAAGTACCTGAATAGAGGTACGGTTGGTTTAGACTTTAGAGGTTTTTTACCTTTTTCTAAAATCTCAAAAAAAAAAAAAAAAAAAAAAAAAAAAAAAAAAAATTCCTGTCACATTCTTAAAGTTCAAAAGTCTTCAAAATTCTCCTAAAATTTTTCACAGCCTATTTTCTTTTGTTATTTTCATTTTATGTTAGTTTTTCTTAAAATCAACAATCTGTAGCTTTTTTGATGTAAGAAAAAACACAATTTGCAACTTTAGAATATTTTTATAACCTTTTTTTATTACAAAGTTTTAGCAAAAAAAAAAATTTTAAACCATAGTCAGAACTCAGAAACAGTTCAAACTTTAAACTGATGGCAACCTAAATTTTGTAAAACAGTATATCTAAAAATACATTAATATCTAAAAGTGTTTGATTGTTCAAAAAAAAACTACAAGTATTTGAATATTATCAAAATCTGTTCTAAAATCAAATAGATATTAAAGAATATATGAAAACTAAAAAAAGAAAGAACTAAAAAATATTTCAAACCAGACCTAGTATTAGAAAACAATATTTGAAACTAAATATCAAAATTTCAGCTTATTCTAATATAATCTTAAAAATAGAAATTTAAAATATTATCAAACTCGGATTCAAAATATAGTTCATACAGAATTACAAAATTTATTTGAAGTTATTATTGACAGAACAGATTCCAACATATAAAATTCAAATGTAGCATACATAGTAAACTGAACCCAAAAAATTCCAAAATTTTTGATCCGGACCTAGAACCAGTAACATCCCTGCGTAGACCGAACCAAGTTAAAGCACGCCACGTGAGTGTGTTTACGGCTCGCGGGGGCGCGTGATCATCTCCTCCTTCTCCCTTCTTCTTCTTCCTCAACACCATCATCTCTTCTTACATCGGCCCGACTTCAAGACACACCCCCAACACAAAAAAAAAAGAAAGTAATATCTTTTAACCTTTCAGCCGATTTTTAAACTCACTTCAGTAAGCATCAGTTTTCTCAATCCACATGCGAAGCTTCCTTTGTCATCTTCTCCAATTGCAATTAGGGTTAAAAATGTCAGCTTGAAATCGAAAAATGAGATCCTTTCCACTACTACATTGACAATGGGCAACTGCAACACTAGAGACGAAGCTTCCGTCTTGACTCCTCAGGCTCAAGCTCAAGGTCTCTCTCTCTCTCTCTCTCTCTCTCTCTCTAACTTAACTCCCTTGATTCTGATCTATCTTTCCACCTCGCAGCTCAACAGCTACAGAGGAAGCACTCACGCTCCGTCTCAGATCTGAGCGATCCATCTACTCCCGACTCTCGCACTCCTCCTTCCGTCATCCCCTTCACTCTCTTCGAGCTCGAGACCATCACCAAGAGCTTCCGCCCTGACTACATCCTCGGAGAAGGCGGCTTTGGCACTGTCTACAAAGGCTACATTGATGACAATCTCCGCCTTGGCCTCAAGTCTCTCCCTGTTGCCGTCAAGGTTCTTAACAAGGAAGGTCTCCAGGGACACCGTGAGTGGCTTACTGAAGTCAACTTCCTTGGCCAGCTCCGTCATTACAACCTCGTTAAGCTTATTGGTTACTGCTGTGAGGATGATCATCGTTTGCTTGTTTATGAGTTCATGCTGAGAGGCAGCCTTGAGAATCACCTCTTTCGAAGTAAACCCCCTTCTCCTCCGTTCATATTCTTGTCTAGTTTATAAGTCAGACCATACTGATGATGAGAAACCAGACATGTGTTCTTAGCAATGTCCTAAAGCTCGGTCTTAGCATCCTGTTTAGGTGGCGAATCAGTCATAAACTAAACGGTTATACTGGTCTAGGTGTGAGCTTAAGCAATACTCCCTCGTAAAACATCTAATTACCGATTTCTTAAACGATGGTTACTATCATGGTAGTGTATAATTAACCAAGTCAGTAACCATGGCCTCTCTCTACAGAAACCACAGCTCCGTTATCTTGGTCTAGAAGGATGATGATTGCTCTTGGGGCTGCAAAGGGCCTTGCTTTCCTGCACAACGCTGAAAGACCGGTTATTTATCGGGATTTCAAGACTTCCAATATACTGCTTGACTCGGTAACTAGTGTTATTCTTTTTTTCTTTTATTGCTGCAAATATTGCGAATACTTTCCCACAGCTTGTGTTGAACATGCAGGACTACACAGCCAAGCTTTCGGATTTTGGCTTGGCTAAAGCTGGGCCACAGGGTGATGAAACCCATGTGTCAACTCGAGTGATGGGCACTTACGGCTATGCTGCCCCTGAATATGTGATGACTGGTATGACATGCATAACCATAGCTAGATGTTTCCCCGTTAAACATGGTCTGTGATGGCAGCAATGCTCAACTGTTTATATAAGTCCTAAAAATAGAGTAGTTAACTAGATGTCATGTGGGAGCTCGCTTGCACCTCTACCTCTCTCTTTCACTAGCTTGCTATTGTTTTACCATATAGTATTTGGTATGTAAGATGTCGAACCATGCATCTAAACATGTTAACTGACTTGATTTTGTTACAAATGACAAA
The DNA window shown above is from Brassica oleracea var. oleracea cultivar TO1000 chromosome C3, BOL, whole genome shotgun sequence and carries:
- the LOC106332060 gene encoding clathrin interactor EPSIN 2, whose product is MKKVFGQTVRDLKREVNKKVLKVPGIEQKVLDATSNEPWGPHGSLLADIAQASRNYHEYQLIMGVIWKRLSDTGKNWRHVFKALTVLEYMVGHGSERVIKEIRERAYQISTLSDFQYIDSGGRDQGTNVRKKSQSLVALVNDKERIAEVREKASANRDKYRSSAPGGMYKPSGGYGDKYDYGSRDEERSSYGREREYGYRDDDRNSRDGDRHSRDSEDRYGRDGNREDDYRGRSRSVDNYQNGSRGRSSERERTFEDDGHSSRGSGARADDSSQDGRGQLQRKFSEQNIGAPPSYEEAVSDSRSPVYSERDGGETPQAAAPEAGSPPPQAVAPGAGSPPPQAITPGAASPSAPQIAAPTVASPPAGNNTDNKSTGFDNESSPQNIEAFDEFDPRCAFSACPPAYASADGVSAPPTMASTSAPPTSNSVEMDLLGSLADVFSPNPLAIVPAESTSVETNGQANAPSFSTSQPSAQTFDDPFGESPFKAFTSTDSDSNPQQSFGAPFQPTPPAFTSEVTHPDTARNFGFGDSFSTVANPEPGVQNMQPPSNSPGFLQEQFDTSDNDFDILAGILPPSGPQVSVPQQSSASVPTSQFPPSGNNMYEGYHPQPVSTAPNMPGQTPFGQAVQPYNMVPHSQNTTGATPFHNGGFMHQPGSAVYNPGVVTSHPTSESFHPRPVAATSSSSQTPYSTPSGPAGQFMTHQGHEMSPSHAPQRTQSGPVTSQGNNNFMGDMFTQAGPTSAVTSSSSSHSDLTPITGAIEIVPPPQKKFEPKSSVWADTLSRGLVNFNISGPKTNPLADIGVDFEAINRREKRLEKPTNTPPATSTINMGKAMGSGTGLGRAGATAMRPPPNPMVGSGMPMGGGGYGGMNQNQHMGMGMGPGMNPNQPMGMGMGPGMNQNQPMGMGMGPGMNMGGGYGQGYPMQPQNQGMVPGPNMPGNNNYNPMMGQGGYNPQQSYGGGYR
- the LOC106332062 gene encoding 2,3-dimethylmalate lyase isoform X1, producing MATLSSYTSSPPRILHRQQSKPILFPPDSTPSIRQLYTKPISVSRRSRGAINATAAASDTSGNSNASSPAKKLREIMQSPGVLQGPCCFDALSAKLVERAGFPYCLTTGFSISAARVGLPDKGLISYGEMVDQGQQITQAVSIPVIGDGGNGFGNAMNVKRTVKGYIKAGFAGIIINDQVSSGGGRGVVSREEAVMRVKAAVDTRRECGSDIVIVAQTDSREVISLEESFSRARAFTDAGADVLSVDSLVSREEMKSFCNVYPLVPKLANMLETGGKIPMLNPLEIEEIGYKLVAYPLSLIGVSIRAMQDALLAIKGGRIPPPGSMPSLEEIEEILGYDTYREEEKRYATSSSSDRGSSRRSVYGGNQRVVQDDSEQRVDPVVEVMIPEVVSNESRNPFSRIWSRSLRIKIIGRDGIEKLDVRIPAGFLEGVTNIVPALGGVNLKQLMDDAADEVGGKLLLDFKDTAGDRIQVFLE
- the LOC106332064 gene encoding serine/threonine-protein kinase At5g01020 → MGNCNTRDEASVLTPQAQAQAQQLQRKHSRSVSDLSDPSTPDSRTPPSVIPFTLFELETITKSFRPDYILGEGGFGTVYKGYIDDNLRLGLKSLPVAVKVLNKEGLQGHREWLTEVNFLGQLRHYNLVKLIGYCCEDDHRLLVYEFMLRGSLENHLFRKTTAPLSWSRRMMIALGAAKGLAFLHNAERPVIYRDFKTSNILLDSDYTAKLSDFGLAKAGPQGDETHVSTRVMGTYGYAAPEYVMTGHLTARSDVYSFGVVLLEMLTGRKSVDKTRLRKEQNLVDWARPKLNDKRKLLQIIDPRLENQYSVKAAQKACSLAYYCLSQNPKARPLMSDVVETLQPLQCTSDSLIPGGTTGAAFAMGGVPDYRMHRRFAKNAGPGAICRSSPNQSCSPGGPAACRVR
- the LOC106332062 gene encoding 2,3-dimethylmalate lyase isoform X2, which encodes MLLVLSSSNELGFLTVSPLLGFSISAARVGLPDKGLISYGEMVDQGQQITQAVSIPVIGDGGNGFGNAMNVKRTVKGYIKAGFAGIIINDQVSSGGGRGVVSREEAVMRVKAAVDTRRECGSDIVIVAQTDSREVISLEESFSRARAFTDAGADVLSVDSLVSREEMKSFCNVYPLVPKLANMLETGGKIPMLNPLEIEEIGYKLVAYPLSLIGVSIRAMQDALLAIKGGRIPPPGSMPSLEEIEEILGYDTYREEEKRYATSSSSDRGSSRRSVYGGNQRVVQDDSEQRVDPVVEVMIPEVVSNESRNPFSRIWSRSLRIKIIGRDGIEKLDVRIPAGFLEGVTNIVPALGGVNLKQLMDDAADEVGGKLLLDFKDTAGDRIQVFLE